In Amblyomma americanum isolate KBUSLIRL-KWMA chromosome 8, ASM5285725v1, whole genome shotgun sequence, the DNA window CAATGATCTCCTGGAAGCTCGCAATGTTGAGGACATTGTGTTTCACACACGCCTCCTGCAGGTATGTGCAGACAGCACCCACCACATTTAGTGAAGGAGAAGCAGCTGCATGCAGCATGTTATATCTACATTAACAGTTCTAAACCTCTGCCTGACCTCTATATGAGAGCGTGTTGAGGGACACAGTCCATATTTCAGTAGGTCATCTTTAATGTGAAACGAGCCCTCCATGCCCGTTAAGTGTGCAAATGAAGCTCCTTTTATGTGCAGCACTGCCGCGAGACAACAGAAGTCCGCAGCCTCACTGCTGCAGTGAGGGACCTTATTGGTGCCGTGAGAGAAACTGGAGCAGCGATGGCGCGGGCAGCAGAGACAGCAAGGGCCGATTCGGTGCGCCTCACCGAACAAGTGGTCCTTGCGGTGGCTTTGATTATGCGTATCCTGCAGAACCAGGTACAGCCACCGCAGTAACTTGTCCGGTGGcgcttttttctccttttttacatgtttttttttgtttttttccttctgcaaggtgcagaatattttttaaattccctgccaggtgcagacgttatgcatttatttgttttccttctgtaaggtgcagaatattttttaaATTCCCAGCCAGGTGCAGATGTTATGCAGttatttgttttccttctgcaagtTGCAGAATATTTTTTAATTCCCTCCCAGATGCAGATGTTATGCATTTAtctttttccttctgcaaggtgcaggaAGTGTTTGTACATTTTTTGTCT includes these proteins:
- the LOC144102142 gene encoding uncharacterized protein LOC144102142 isoform X3, with the translated sequence MACDTASTQEQPVVVPGRPTQQQRITRAVEVCQLLVETQRTNDLLEARNVEDIVFHTRLLQHCRETTEVRSLTAAVRDLIGAVRETGAAMARAAETARADSVRLTEQVVLAVALIMRILQNQRCLGPVKLLFHNF